Proteins found in one Channa argus isolate prfri chromosome 7, Channa argus male v1.0, whole genome shotgun sequence genomic segment:
- the isg20l2 gene encoding interferon-stimulated 20 kDa exonuclease-like 2 yields MSDLRINISFSNDTAGTITTTKKRKLKNKLRKKRQELQQHRYLGSKQKHNRGQSSYGQTSLYNGASTEHPTPTHNKSLPQTGATTSASQCTLPSWAFTVISKGGHEKPKEPANTKSATATTHCSSALTIHKSTTTTGSSASSSHKPTVTPGFSVWSSHKPITTSGFSAASSHKPTSTSAAVPTKYLAIDCEMVGTGPKGHISQLARCSLVSYNGEIVYDKFIKPTELVTDYRTRWSGIRRSDLVNAMPYSQARKEILRLLNGKVVIGHAIHNDFKVLSYSHPAALTRDTSRIPLLNRKAGFAENECASLKRLTKAIFNRDIQNGKKGHSSVEDAKATMELYKVVEQEWERSLASKSQAC; encoded by the exons ATGTCAGACCTCAGGATCAACATAAGCTTTTCCAATGACACTGCAGGAACGATAACTACAACAAAAAAACGaaagctgaaaaacaagctTCGTAAAAAGCGCCAAGAGTTGCAGCAACACAGATATCTGGGAAGTAAACAAAAGCACAACAGAGGACAATCCAGTTATGGCCAGACGTCTCTCTACAATGGTGCATCCACAGAGCatcccacacccacacacaacaAAAGTTTGCCTCAAACAGGTGCGACCACCAGCGCGTCCCAGTGCACCCTGCCTTCCTGGGCTTTCACTGTGATCAGCAAAGGCGGCCACGAGAAGCCAAAGGAACCAGCGAACACAAAATCAGCAACCGCCACCACCCACTGCTCATCAGCATTGACCATCCATAAGTCCACCACCACTACTGGCTCATCAGCATCAAGCAGCCATAAACCCACTGTGACTCCTGGCTTCTCAGTATGGAGCAGTCATAAACCCATCACCACCTCTGGCTTTAGTGCAGCAAGCAGCCATAAACCCACCAGCACATCAGCAGCAGTCCCCACTAAGTACCTTGCTATTGACTGTGAGATGGTTGGTACTGGACCAAAGGGGCACATCAGTCAGCTCGCACGCTGCAGTCTAGTGTCCTACAACGGCGAGATAGTTTACGATAAGTTCATCAAACCCACTGAGCTTGTTACGGACTATCGCACCCGATGGAGTGGCATCCGGCGCAGTGATCTTGTGAACGCCATGCCATACTCTCAGGCCAGGAAGGAG ATACTGAGGCTGCTGAACGGGAAGGTGGTGATCGGCCATGCCATCCACAATGATTTTAAGGTCCTCAGCTATTCCCACCCAGCTGCCTTAACCAGAGACACGTCCCGAATCCCTCTGCTTAACAGGAAGGCCGGCTTTGCTGAGAATGAGTGTGCATCGCTGAAGAGGCTCACCAAGGCAATCTTCAACCGTGACATCCAG aatGGGAAGAAGGGTCACTCTTCTGTGGAAGATGCTAAAGCCACTATGGAGCTTTATAAAGTGGTGGAGCAGGAGTGGGAGAGGAGTCTCGCTTCCAAATCTCAGGCCTGTTAG
- the mettl25b gene encoding protein RRNAD1, translated as MSVPHQPAAAAAARFVDTSSLSPEHQRELAKRLTTLLSHYSHLSDSYIIEFFTEDLWHKLPSRWQHVLQDLSYPQIADLLLDATHGDRRYPSVWPLSLLAFRATAHALAFPRECRRERGRVSGSAKPEEFVENQSQSSLLGHIFRKHVKPKKQHEIRRLGMLVKQLCDQIVCQRVVDVGSGQGHLSRFLSFGFGLSVTAIEADRTLVAMASRFDGQLMWVLEKEKQKKNCSSQLPVSQSSPRHVVGWVNPKASWEVFIKQLSSAECVSEGPLTPSGPSKKKLRGSKHQGHVVQTHHSIDSDGFSEDIEMTSQHQESKKGSSAENCCQCVQAVRQEGGPHPDFVLTGLHACGDLSTTLLRHFVHCPHVRGITSVACCYMKITTKENPTPPGLVEPPSPPGSGQDFVQAEFGYPMSSWVQGLPGHQLSYKAREGACHAVEDYIRRLREKSELLRTHSYRAMLESFIRDVRPDLRRAGIQTIKKSHLLTFTEYARLGLARIGLPPDLPLDSERVEAMLKQQGRVVVYFSLALLLAPVVETLVLLDRMIYLQENGVDSQLVPLFDPNFSPRNFVLVALKPRG; from the exons ATGTCAGTCCCACATCAgccggcagcagcagcagcagcgcgcTTTGTGGACACGTCCAGTCTTTCACCAGAACATCAGAGAGAGCTGGCGAAAAGACTCACTACTCTTCTGTCTCACTACAGCCACCTGTCCGACTCCTACATAATT GAATTCTTTACCGAAGATCTGTGGCACAAATTACCCAGCCGGTGGCAGCATGTGCTGCAGGACCTCTCGTATCCACAGATTGCAGACCTTTTACTAGATGCTACACACGGAGACAGAAG ATACCCTTCAGTTTGGCCCCTCTCCCTTTTGGCTTTCCGTGCCACGGCTCATGCTCTGGCGTTTCCCAGGGAATGCAGGCGAGAGCGAGGCAGGGTCTCCGGCTCTGCGAAGCCCGAGGAGTTCGTGGAAAACCAGAGTCAGAGCTCGTTGCTGGGTCACATCTTCAGGAAACACGTCAAACCCAAGAAACAGCATGAGATTCGCAGGCTGGGGATG cTGGTGAAACAACTCTGTGACCAGATTGTTTGCCAACGGGTAGTGGATGTGGGCTCGGGACAG GGTCATCTGTCTCGCTTCCTGTCCTTTGGGTTCGGACTGTCTGTCACTGCGATCGAAGCTGATCGCACGCTGGTTGCTATGGCATCCAGGTTTGATGGACAGTTAATGTGGGTCttggagaaagagaaacagaagaag AACTGCTCGTCTCAGCTTCCAGTGTCACAGTCGTCTCCTCGCCATGTGGTGGGTTGGGTAAACCCCAAGGCATCATGGGAGGTCTTCATCAAGCAGCTGAGTAGTGCAGAATGTGTTAGTGAAGGTCCCTTAACACCGTCTGGACCGAGCAAAAAGAAACTGCGGGGCTCCAAACATCAGGGACATGTGGTCCAGACTCATCATTCCATAGACTCTGACGGCTTCTCAGAGGACATCGAAATGACATCACAACACCAGGAGTCCAAAAAGGGGTCATCTGCTGAAAACTGCTGCCAATGTGTCCAGGCTGTCCGTCAGGAGGGTGGACCCCACCCAGACTTTGTCCTGACCGGTCTCCATGCCTGTGGGGACCTCAGCACCACCCTCCTCCGCCACTTTGTCCACTGCCCACATGTTCGTGGCATCACCTCTGTGGCTTGTTGCTACATGAAAATCACAACCAAAGAAAACCCCACCCCTCCAGGACTAGTTGAACCTCCCAGTCCACCAGGATCAGGTCAGGACTTTGTTCAGGCTGAGTTTGGTTACCCGATGAGCTCTTGGGTGCAGGGGCTGCCGGGACATCAGCTGTCTTATAAGGCACGGGAGGGGGCGTGTCACGCCGTGGAGGACTACATACGGAGGCTTAGGGAGAAGAGCGAGTTACTGAGGACTCACAGTTACCGTGCGATGCTGGAGAGCTTCATCAGGGATGTGAGACCAGATCTAAGGAGGGCAGGAATCCAGACCATAAAGAAATCCCATTTATTAACCTTCACAGA GTACGCCCGTCTGGGTTTGGCTCGGATCGGCCTGCCTCCTGACTTGCCGCTGGATTCAGAGCGGGTGGAGGCCATGTTGAAGCAGCAGGGCAGGGTGGTGGTGTACTTCAGCCTGGCTCTGCTTCTGGCTCCTGTGGTGGAGACTCTGGTGCTGCTGGACCGGATGATCTACCTGCAGGAGAACG GTGTGGACAGTCAGCTAGTTCCTCTCTTTGATCCAAACTTTTCTCCAAGAAACTTTGTGCTTGTGGCCCTGAAGCCTCGTGGGTAG